The Megalops cyprinoides isolate fMegCyp1 chromosome 19, fMegCyp1.pri, whole genome shotgun sequence genome has a window encoding:
- the stk17al gene encoding serine/threonine kinase 17a like, with protein MPDSMMMNKNGMVSKIQTRIRTDPFKSNYDLVGKELGRGKFAVVKKCVEKATGKEHAAKFLRKRRKGEDCRMDILNEIAVLESAKANPFVVSLHEVYETPTEIILVLECAAGGEIFNQCVADNDEGFTEKDVIRLARQILTGVACLHRNNVVHLDLKPQNILLTSSRPLGDIRIVDFGLSRRMDNVKEVREILGTPEYVAPEILNYEPISTATDMWSIGVLIYVMLTGESPFLGEDKQETFLNISQVNVDYSQDVFEGVSSLAIEFIKSLLVKNPRKRATAEDCLKHPWLGGHADHHARLLPSLTEPEADQLESEPESPAPSPELLIVASYTMCSSQSEMKAGRGTFTFEDPFPTRPEIQQELIC; from the exons ATGCCAGATTCGATGATGATGAACAAGAACGGAATGGTGTCAAAAATTCAGACGCGAATAAGGACTGACCCTTTCAAGAGCAATTACGATCTGGTCGGCAAAGAATTGGGCAG AGGAAAGTTTGCGGTGGTGAAGAAGTGTGTTGAGAAAGCGACCGGGAAGGAGCACGCTGCCAAGTTCCTGCGCAAGCGGCGGAAGGGGGAGGACTGCCGCATGGACATCCTCAATGAGATCGCCGTGCTGGAGTCCGCCAAGGCCAACCCTTTCGTGGTGTCTCTCCACGAGGTCTATGAGACCCCTACCGAGATCATCCTGGTGCTAGAGTG tgccGCCGGCGGGGAGATCTTTAACCAGTGTGTGGCGGATAACGACGAAGGCTTCACAGAGAAGGATGTCATCCGGCTGGCCAGGCAAATCCTGACGGGCGTGGCCTGCCTGCACCGCAACAACGTGGTCCACCTGGATCTGAAG CCTCAGAACATCCTGCTTACCAGCTCCCGGCCCCTGGGGGACATCCGCATTGTGGACTTTGGCCTGTCCAGGCGCATGGACAATGTTAAGGAGGTGCGGGAGATCCTGGGAACCCCAGAGTATGTGG CCCCAGAAATCCTGAACTATGAACCAATCAGCACAGCAACAGACATGTG GAGCATTGGCGTGCTGATCTACGTCATGCTGACCGGCGAGTCCCCCTTCCTGGGCGAGGACAAGCAGGAGACCTTCCTGAACATCTCGCAGGTCAATGTGGACTACTCTCAGGATGTCTTCGAAGGGGTGTCGTCACTGGCCATCGAGTTCATCAAGTCCCTGCTTGTCAAGAACCCCAG gaagAGGGCCACAGCCGAGGACTGCCTGAAGCACCCCTGGCTGGGCGGGCACGCCGACCACCACGCCAGGCTGCTGCCATCCCTGACCGAGCCCGAGGCTGACCAGCTCGAGTCGGAGCCCGAGAGCCCCGCGCCGTCCCCAGAGCTGCTCATTGTGGCCTCCTACACCATGTGCTCCAGCCAGAGCGAGATGAAGGCGGGGCGGGGCACGTTCACGTTCGAGGATCCCTTCCCCACCCGCCCGGAGATCCAGCAGGAGCTCATCTGCTGA